Proteins encoded in a region of the Marmota flaviventris isolate mMarFla1 chromosome 3, mMarFla1.hap1, whole genome shotgun sequence genome:
- the Tsfm gene encoding elongation factor Ts, mitochondrial: protein MSLLRSLRLFLDARTGSFPAGSLQLQSPQPRYTIHAASWLSASSSSKELLMKLRQKTGYSFVNCKKALETCGGDLKKAEIWLHKQAQKEGWSKATKLSGRKTKEGLIGLLQEGNTTVLVEVNCETDFVSRNLKFQQLVQQVALGTMLHCQSLKDQLSTYSKGFLNSSELSGLPAGPDREHSLKDQLALAIGKLGENMTLKRAAWVKVPSGFYVGSYVHGAMHSPSLHNLVLGKYGALVICETSEQKANLEDLGRRLGQHVVGMAPLSVGSLDDEPGGEAETKMLSQPYLLDPSITLGQYVQPHGVSVVDFVRFECGELEEATEAE from the exons ATGTCCCTGCTGCGGTCGCTGCGCTTGTTCCTGGACGCGCGGACCGGGAGTTTCCCG GCCGGGTCTCTTCAGCTTCAGTCGCCCCAGCCACGGTACACCATTCACGCTGCGTCCTGGTTGTCTGCCTCTTCTTCCAGCAAGGAGCTCCTTATGAAGCTGCGGCAGAAAACAGGCTACTCCTTTGTAAATTGCAAGAAAGCTCTGGAAACTTGTGGTGGAGATCTCAAAAAG GCAGAGATCTGGCTTCACAAGCAGGCCCAGAAGGAGGGCTGGAGCAAAGCTACCAAGCTCAGTGGGAGAAAGACTAAAGAAGGACTGATTGGGCTGCTGCAAGAAGGAAATACTACTGTATTAGTAGAG GTAAACTGTGAGACAGATTTTGTttccagaaatttaaaatttcaacagtTGGTCCAGCAGGTAGCCCTGGGAACCATGTTGCATTGTCAGAGCCTAAAGGATCAACTCTCCACGTACAGTAAA GGCTTCCTGAATTCCTCTGAGCTTTCTGGACTTCCAGCTGGGCCTGACAGAGAACACTCTCTCAAGGATCAATTGGCCTTAGCAATAG ggAAACTTGGAGAAAACATGACTCTTAAACGAGCTGCGTGGGTGAAGGTGCCATCTGGGTTCTACGTTGGCTCTTATGTCCATGGAGCAATGCACAGTCCCTCGCTCCACAACCTGGTGCTGGGGAAGTATGGGGCCCTGGTCATCTGTGAGACATCTGAACAGAAAGCAAACCTTGAAGACCTTGGCCGCCGCCTTGGGCAGCATGTGGTGGGCATGGCTCCTCTCTCTGTTGGCTCCCTGGATGATGAACCTGGGGGAGAGGCAGAGACCAAGATGCTGTCCCAACCATACTTGCTGGATCCCTCTATCACATTGGGACAGTACGTGCAGCCCCATGGGGTTTCTGTAGTAGACTTTGTGCGGTTTGAATGTGGAGAACTTGAAGAGGCAACAGAGGCTGAATAG
- the Eef1akmt3 gene encoding EEF1A lysine methyltransferase 3, producing MANCRRDPESEPESVFPHEVGLFTDSYSEKSRFCFCGHVLNITQNFGSRLGVAAGVWDSALSLCNYFESQNVDFRGKKVIELGAGTGIVGILAALQGGDVTITDLPVALEQIKGNVQANVPAGGRAQVCALSWGIDQHVFPGDYDIVLGADIVYMEPTFPLLLGTLQHLCGHHGTIYLASKMREEHGTENFFQHLLPQHFQLELAQRDEDKNVNIYRARHREPRPA from the exons ATGGCGAACTGCCGCCGGGATCCTGAATCAGAGCCGGAGTCAGTGTTCCCTCACGAAGTCGGCCTCTTTACCGACTCTTACTCCGAGAAAAGCCGGTTCTGTTTCTGTGGGCATGTACTGAACATCACGCAGAATTTTGGTTCACGACTCGGGGTGGCTGCAGGCGTGTGGGATTCG GCTCTGAGCTTGTGCAACTATTTCGAGAGTCAAAATGTGGATTTTCGAGGCAAGAAGGTGATCGAACTGGGCGCAGGGACCGGCATCGTGGGAATCTTGGCAGCGCTGCAGG GGGGGGATGTTACCATCACTGACCTGCCAGTGGCCCTAGAGCAGATCAAGGGCAATGTCCAGGCTAACGTGCCAGCCGGAGGCCGGGCCCAGGTTTGTGCCTTGTCCTGGGGGATTGATCAGCATGTCTTCCCTGGAGACTATGACATAGTGCTGGGGGCTGATATCGTGTACATGGAGCCCACCTTCCCACTGCTACTGGGAACCCTCCAACATCTGTGTGGGCATCATGGCACCATCTACCTGGCCTCCAAGATGAGAGAGGAACATGGGACAGAGAACTTCTTTCAGCACCTTCTTCCCCAGCACTTCCAACTTGAGCTGGCCCAGCGGGATGAGGATAAGAATGTCAACATCTATAGGGCCAGGCACAGGGAACCAAGACCTGCTTGA
- the Mettl1 gene encoding tRNA (guanine-N(7)-)-methyltransferase isoform X1, with protein sequence MARIETGNPVGAEAPQPQKRYYRQRAHSNPMADHTLRYPVKPEEMDWSELYPEFFAPLTQNQSHDDPKDKKENRAQAQVEFADIGCGYGGLLVELSPLFPDTLILGLEIRVKVSDYVQDRIRALRTAPGGGFQNIACLRSNAMKHLPNFFRKGQLTKMFFLFPDPHFKRTKHKWRIISPTLLAEYAYVLRVGGLVYTITDVLELHHWMCTHFEGHPLFERVPLEELSEDPIIGHLGTSTEEGKKVLRNGGKNFPAIFRRIQDPAL encoded by the exons ATGGCGAGAATCGAGACTGGAAACCCAGTGGGAGCTGAGGCCCCGCAGCCTCAGAAGCGCTACTACCGGCAACGTGCCCACTCCAACCCTATGGCGGACCACACGCTGCGCTA CCCTGTGAAGCCAGAGGAGATGGACTGGTCTGAGCTATATCCAGAGTTCTTCGCCCCACTCACTCAAAATCAGAGCCATGATGACCCAAAGGATAAGAAAGAAAATCGAGCTCAGGCCCAAGTGGAATTTGCAGACATAGGCTGTGGCTATGGTGGCCTGTTAG TGGAACTATCACCACTGTTTCCAGACACTCTGATTCTGGGTCTGGAGATACGTGTGAAGGTCTCAGACTATGTACAAGACCGGATTCGGGCACTTCGCACAGCCCCTGGAGGTGGCTTCCAGAACATTGCCTGTCTCCGTAGTAATGCCATGAAGCACCTTCCTAACTTCTTCCGCAAAGGCCAG TTGACAAAGAtgttcttcctctttcctgatCCACACTTCAAGCGAACAAAGCACAAGTGGCGAATCATCAGTCCCACACTGCTGGCAGAATATGCCTATGTACTAAGAGTTGGG GGGCTGGTATATACCATAACTGATGTGCTGGAGCTACACCACTGGATGTGCACCCATTTTGAAGGGCACCCCTTGTTTGAGCGTGTGCCTCTGGAAGAGCTG AGCGAAGATCCCATTATAGGACATCTAGGCACCTCaacagaggagggaaagaaagttcTACGTAATGGAGGAAAGAATTTCCCAGCTATCTTCCGAAGAATACAGGATCCTGCCCTCTAG
- the Mettl1 gene encoding tRNA (guanine-N(7)-)-methyltransferase isoform X2 produces the protein MDWSELYPEFFAPLTQNQSHDDPKDKKENRAQAQVEFADIGCGYGGLLVELSPLFPDTLILGLEIRVKVSDYVQDRIRALRTAPGGGFQNIACLRSNAMKHLPNFFRKGQLTKMFFLFPDPHFKRTKHKWRIISPTLLAEYAYVLRVGGLVYTITDVLELHHWMCTHFEGHPLFERVPLEELSEDPIIGHLGTSTEEGKKVLRNGGKNFPAIFRRIQDPAL, from the exons ATGGACTGGTCTGAGCTATATCCAGAGTTCTTCGCCCCACTCACTCAAAATCAGAGCCATGATGACCCAAAGGATAAGAAAGAAAATCGAGCTCAGGCCCAAGTGGAATTTGCAGACATAGGCTGTGGCTATGGTGGCCTGTTAG TGGAACTATCACCACTGTTTCCAGACACTCTGATTCTGGGTCTGGAGATACGTGTGAAGGTCTCAGACTATGTACAAGACCGGATTCGGGCACTTCGCACAGCCCCTGGAGGTGGCTTCCAGAACATTGCCTGTCTCCGTAGTAATGCCATGAAGCACCTTCCTAACTTCTTCCGCAAAGGCCAG TTGACAAAGAtgttcttcctctttcctgatCCACACTTCAAGCGAACAAAGCACAAGTGGCGAATCATCAGTCCCACACTGCTGGCAGAATATGCCTATGTACTAAGAGTTGGG GGGCTGGTATATACCATAACTGATGTGCTGGAGCTACACCACTGGATGTGCACCCATTTTGAAGGGCACCCCTTGTTTGAGCGTGTGCCTCTGGAAGAGCTG AGCGAAGATCCCATTATAGGACATCTAGGCACCTCaacagaggagggaaagaaagttcTACGTAATGGAGGAAAGAATTTCCCAGCTATCTTCCGAAGAATACAGGATCCTGCCCTCTAG